From Candidatus Methylomirabilota bacterium, one genomic window encodes:
- a CDS encoding phosphatase PAP2 family protein → KVAGSNPAGRTTHIYDGMRSVAKARRETKRVDRRLARVALPTAFRRAPGVALGWIGRQDAAVLVTTFAVVLALFGFAKVAGEMLEGDTKAFDVWLLRILRRPDAAEIPIGPGWLTHAALDISGLGGPTTLTLAILLVCGYLVLDRKYASMWLVAIAGASGGLLSTLLKLLFARERPDIVPHLTTATSLSFPSGHAMLAAVIYLTLGALLARFAAQRRVRAYVLSVALLLTFLVGSSRVYLGVHYPTDVLGGWLAGLAWALVCWLVARYLQRRGTIEAPGPT, encoded by the coding sequence AAGGTCGCAGGTTCGAATCCTGCTGGGCGCACCACCCACATCTACGACGGAATGCGCTCGGTCGCCAAGGCGCGCCGCGAGACCAAGCGAGTGGACCGCCGGCTCGCCCGGGTGGCGCTCCCGACGGCGTTTCGGCGCGCCCCCGGCGTCGCGCTGGGGTGGATCGGCCGTCAGGACGCCGCGGTCCTCGTCACCACCTTCGCCGTCGTGCTGGCCCTGTTCGGCTTCGCCAAGGTCGCCGGGGAGATGTTGGAGGGCGATACGAAGGCGTTCGATGTCTGGCTCCTTCGGATTCTTCGACGTCCTGACGCCGCCGAGATCCCCATCGGACCGGGTTGGCTGACGCATGCGGCGCTGGACATCAGCGGGCTCGGCGGCCCGACGACGCTCACCCTCGCGATCCTGCTGGTGTGTGGCTATCTGGTCCTCGACCGGAAGTATGCCTCGATGTGGCTGGTGGCCATTGCGGGCGCCAGCGGCGGCCTTCTGAGTACCCTGCTGAAGCTCCTGTTTGCCCGAGAGCGGCCGGACATCGTGCCGCATCTGACGACGGCGACGTCACTGAGCTTCCCGAGTGGCCACGCGATGCTGGCGGCCGTCATCTACCTGACCCTGGGGGCGCTGCTCGCCCGATTCGCTGCCCAGCGCAGGGTCAGGGCATACGTGCTCTCGGTCGCGCTGCTCCTGACCTTCCTCGTCGGCAGCAGCCGTGTCTATCTCGGCGTGCACTATCCGACGGACGTTCTGGGCGGGTGGTTGGCTGGCCTGGCGTGGGCCCTGGTGTGCTGGCTCGTGGCCAGATATCTGCAGCGGCGAGGCACGATCGAGGCACCGGGCCCGACATAG